DNA from Acidimicrobiales bacterium:
CGGTGGCCGATGCCACGGGCACCCCGCTCGACCTGTTCCAGCGCATCGTGGTGTCGCCGTGCTCGGTCTCGGCCATCGCCTACGGCGACGGCGGCCCCGTCGTGCTCACGGTGAACTCGCTGGGCGACCTGGCCCAGCTGCGGGCGTCGTGAGCCGCTCCTACGAGCTGCTCGACGTCGACAAGGTCACCGTCGGCGCCGTCGGAGAGCCGGGCCAGCGTCTCTTCCTCCTCCAGGCGCGCGCCGGGGCCCAGATCGTCACGTTGAAGGTCGAGAAGGTGCAGGTGGCCGCCCTCGCCACCCACCTGGGCACCATGCTCGAGAACCTCCCCCGCCCGGGCCACCTCCCGGAGGACCTCGACCTCGACCACCCGGCCGAGCCCGAGTGGGTCGTCGGGAGCCTCGGTGCGTCCTACGACGAGGCGCTCGACCGGCTGCTCCTGGTGGTCGACGAAGCCGTTCCCGAGGGAGAGGAGGCGGCCGAGGCCCGCTTCAGCCTCACCCGCGAGCAGGTGGCCGCCCTCGCCGTGCACGGGACTCGCCTGGTGGCGTCGGGGCGGCCTCCCTGCCCGCTGTGCGGCTATCCGCTCGACCAGCGGGGCCACGCCTGCCCCCGGACGAACGGGCACCGCGCCCCTGCGCTCTGACAGGGCGTGACCTGGTGACCGACGACGCCGAGGGTGGGCGGCCGGCGACCAGCGATGACCCGGCCACCCCCGGTGCGCTCGACGTGCTCGGGCGGGGGGACATCGAGATCCGGGGCCGGATGCCGTGGAGCTCGAACGCCACCTTCCTCGTCGACGTGTGCCTCGGCGGCACGACGCTGCCGGCGATCTACAAGCCGCACCGGGGCGAGCGGCCGCTGTGGGACTTCCCCGACGGGCTCCACCTGCGGGAGGTGGCGGCCTACCGCTTGTCCGAGGCTCTCCGGTGGGGGGTGGTGCCGGAGACGGTGGCACGGGGCGACGGTCCCCTCGGCCCCGGGTCGCTGCAGCGCTTCGTCCCCGCCGACTTCGCCCAGCACTACTTCACCATGCTCGAGCGCCCGGAGCTCCTCGGTGCGTTGCGGACCATCTGCGCCTTCGACCTGGTGGCCAACAACGCCGACCGCAAGGGCGGCCACTGCCTGCTCGACGAGGGCGGTCGGGTGTGGGGCATCGACAACGGCCTGTGCTTCCACGTGGAGCCGGGCCTGCGCACCGTGATCTGGGAATTCGCCGGCGAACCCATCCCCGAGCCGCTGCTCGACGACCTGGCGCGCTTCGCCGCTGCCACCGGCGGTGCCGGGCTGGGCGACCTTCTGCACCCCGAGGAGGTGGCAGCGACCCGTCGGCGGGCGGCGGCCGTCGTTCGGCTTCGGCGCTTCCCAGACCCGGGGGAGTCCCGTCGCGCCTACCCCTGGCCGCTCGTGTGACGGGCGACGAACGGCCATGGTGGCGAATTGGCCCTGTTGCACCGCAAACGTCGCCTGGTACCCTTTTTTCGAGGGCGAGTTCCCACCGCTCTCCGAGAGCACGGCGGACGTGTTCCAAACCCGGGGGGTTGGCACGTGACTCACATCGAATCCACCGAGACCGCACTCCGTCTGGCCATCGTGCGACGGGCGTTCACGGTCTGTCGTCGGGGCTACGACACGACCGAGGTCGACGAGTTGCTCGACAGCATCTCTCGCCTGGCGGACGACCTCATGGTGGAAGCCGCTGCCGCGTCGCGGCACCTGGCCGAGGCGGAGGCGGAGCTCGTCGGCGCCCGAGCGGAGCTTCGGGAGCTTCGCGAGGCGGCGGCGGCCTCCGAGAGCCTGCTGGTGGCGACCCGCGCCGAGCTTGGGGCGGAACGCCGGAGAAATGCCGGCGAGGGCGAAGCAGAGGAGAGGCTGGTGGTCGCCGAGGCCGAGGTGCGGCTCCTGCGGGCGTCAGCCGAGCAGAGTGACCGGGCCCTCGAGGACGCTCGCGAGTTGTTGGGTCTCGAGCAGGCCGCCCGAGGGGCGGTCGAGACGCAGCTGCACGACGTGAGCGAGCAGCTGGCGGCGCTCGCAGACGCTCCTCCGTCCGACCCGTTCGCCGAGGTCGGCGCCGAGGTCGCGGCCGTTCTGCACGCCGCCGCCGCCGCGGCCGAGGAGATGCGCGAACGAGCCCGCCGACAGGCGGCGGCGGTCGTGGCCGAGGCCGAGGAGGTGGCCGATTCCCTCCTCGAGGAGGCAGAGGCGCGGGCGGCGGCTGCCGAGGCGCGGGCCCGGGCCGTCTCGGTGCTGGAGGATGCGGCCGGCGGCTGATGCCGGCTCCCGTTCGCCCACTGCCGCCCGCGGCGGTCGGCCGTCGCAGGCGGCTCTGTCCGGGCCCCTCAGCCGATCTCGACCACGACCTTGTCGGCGACCTTCGGGTCGAACGGCTTCTCGTCGCCGTGGACCAGGACGACCCACAGCTCGTGCTCCCCACCCTTGAGGTCGGGGACGGCGATCGTCTGGCCGGCCGTGTGGACGATGCCGCGCTCGGCCGGAACGGGTGTCCCGAGAGCGGTGGGCTCCCGGTCGACGAACACGTCGAGGTGACCGGTATCGGCAGCCGTCGAACCGTCGGCGGCGACGATACCGACGTTCTCCACGGCGACGCTGACGACGACGGGCTGCTTGGCCGGTGACTTCTCGGGCGCGGATGCGCGGATCGTCGGACCGGTCACCGTGAAATCCGCTTCCGCCGCGTGGGTGCCAATGCGGCGGTGGGCGCCGTCGGCCAGCACCACGGACAGGGCGTGGGCGCCCGTCGTGAAGCCGGTGAGCATGACCTTGGCCTCCGAGCTCTCGACGGCATCCCGTTCGCCGGGGATCTTCGCCCCAAGCGCCACGGGGTCGCGATCGACGAACACCACGTAGTGCCCGGTCTTCCCGGACGTGTCGCCGTCCGGCTCGACGATCTCCACACCGGCGCCCGACAGCTTGATCTCCACGGTGTTCCCGACGAGCCGGCCGTCGTCGGGGATGCCGGCGACCTTCAGCTTGGCGCCCACCTCCTCGCGACGCTGTGCCCGGGCGGTGGCCGCGCTGTCGTCGCCCCCGCACGACGGCACCAACCAGACCGTCATCGCCAGTAGCGCCCCGACCTGCCGTCGGCCAACCCTCACTGCGTTCCTCCTCGATCGTCGCGTGCGTCCAGCGCCTCGATCAGACGAGGCAGGATCTTGGTCACGTCGCCCACCACACCGAGGTCGGCCACGCCGAAGATAGGCGCGTCGCGGTCCTTGTTGATGGCCACGATGTGACGGGCACCCTTCATGCCGACGAGGTGCTGGGTGGCGCCGGAGATGCCGCAGGCGACGTACACGTTCGGCTTCACCGTCTTGCCGGTCTGGCCTACCTGATACGAGTAGGGAACCCACCCTGCGTCCACGACGGCCCGGGTGCCGGCCGGGGCCCCGCCGAGCCGCATCGCCAGCTGCTCGACGAGCTCGAACCGGGACGGGTCGCCGAGGCCCCGGCCTCCCGCGACCACGACGGCGGCCTCGTCGAGGGCCGGCCCGGTGCGCTCGGTCACGTGGCGGTGGGTGACGGTGGCGGCGCCCAGGGGACCGCTGTCAGGGACCTCGATCACCTCGACCTCGGCCGGTGGACCGCCGGCCGCATCGCTGGTGAAGCTTCGGGGTCGGAAGACGAAGAGGTGGGGAGGTCCGGCCGTGATGCGGGCGCGGACGACGGTTGCGCCGCCGAACACGGCGTGCTCGGCCACCAGGCCCTCGCCGCCGTCGCCGCCGCCACCCGGCGAGACCCCGACGGCGTTGGTGAGCACAGGCCGGTCGAGGCGGGCCGACAGCCGCCCGGCCAGGTCGCGCTGGTCGTACGTGGTCGTGAGGAAGACGGCGTCCGGTCCGAGCCCGCCCTCGACGCGGGCGGCCAGCGCAGCGGCGACCGGTACGGCCGGCAGCGCTCCACCGAGGTCGCCGACCGTCAGGACGCGCGTCGCCCCGTGACGGCCGAGCTCGCCCGCCACGGCATCGGCGTCGGCGCCCCAATGCACGGCTTCGATCACGACGCCCAGCCGGCGGGCCGCCGCCAGCAGCTCGAGCCCGGCCGGCGCCGCCACGCCGCCAGTGGACTCGGTGACCACCCACACCCGTTCGACCGGCACCGCTACGCCGCGTCCCTGCCGGACTCCACCAGCGCCGTGCCCGGCCACGGCTGCGCAGCGTGGAGGGCCGAGGAACGAGGCCCGAGGGCCCGCCTGCGGGTCTCGTCCGCCAGTGTCGCCTGGAGGGGCACTACAGCACCTTCACCTGCTCGAGGAAGCGGATGATGGCCTCATGGGCGTCGCCCTGGTCCTCGACGACCTCGCCCGCCTGCCGCTGCTCCGACGGGAGGACACCGGTGATCTCCTGGCGGGCGCCGGCCCAGCCGATGCTGGCCGGGTCGAGCCCGAGGTCGGCCGCCGTGCGTACGTCGATCGGCTTGTTCTTCGCCCCCATGATCCCCTTGAACGACGGGTACCGGGGCTCGACGACTCCGGCCGTCACCGTCACCAGGGCGGGCAGCGGGCACACCACCTCGTCGAAGCCCGCCTCGGTCTGGCGCTGCACGTGCAGCTCGGCGCCGCCGACCTCCACCCGCTTGGCGAAGGTGACCGACGGCAACCGGAGGAGCTCGGCCAGCTGGACGGGTGTGGTGCCGGTGTAGCCGTCCGTGGACTCCGTGGCCGCCAGGACCAGGTCGGGCTCGATCGGGCGGATGGCGGCAGCCAGGACCTTGGCCGTCCCGAGGGCGTCGGAGCCGGCCAGTCTCTCGTCGCTCACGAGCACGGCCCGGTCGGCGCCCATGGCCAGGGCCGTGCGCAGCCCACCCGTCTCGGCCCGCGGCGCCATGGAGACCAGCACCACCTCGCCGCCACCCGCCGCGTCGACCAGTTGGAGGCCCATCTCAACGCCGTAGGCGTCCGAGTCGTCGAGGATGAGCTTCCCGTCGCGCACGAGCGTGTGGGTGGCGGGGTCGAGCCGCCCCGGAACGGCCGGGTCGGGAATCTGCTTCACGCACACCACGACCTTCACCCCTGCATACTCGCCCACCGCTCGGATCCCCACCAACCGGGCGCCGGGGTTCGGGCGTAGTGGGACCGCTGGGCTAGCGTCCACCTCCGGCGAGGTCAAGGAGAATCAGTGGTGACGCAGGACGAGGTGCAGGACGAGATCCGCCTGGCTGTCCCTGCGACGCCCGAGTTCCTGCGCCTCGCCCGGGTGACGGCGTCGGGGCTGGCCAGCCGCCTGAAGTTCAGCTACGACGAGGTGGAGGACCTCCGTCTCGCCATCGACGAGCTGTGCTTCGTGCTCATCGGCAGCCGCGGCCGCCCCGGAACGGTCGACATCCGTTACGCCGTGC
Protein-coding regions in this window:
- a CDS encoding DivIVA domain-containing protein, which encodes MTHIESTETALRLAIVRRAFTVCRRGYDTTEVDELLDSISRLADDLMVEAAAASRHLAEAEAELVGARAELRELREAAAASESLLVATRAELGAERRRNAGEGEAEERLVVAEAEVRLLRASAEQSDRALEDARELLGLEQAARGAVETQLHDVSEQLAALADAPPSDPFAEVGAEVAAVLHAAAAAAEEMRERARRQAAAVVAEAEEVADSLLEEAEARAAAAEARARAVSVLEDAAGG
- a CDS encoding electron transfer flavoprotein subunit alpha/FixB family protein; protein product: MPVERVWVVTESTGGVAAPAGLELLAAARRLGVVIEAVHWGADADAVAGELGRHGATRVLTVGDLGGALPAVPVAAALAARVEGGLGPDAVFLTTTYDQRDLAGRLSARLDRPVLTNAVGVSPGGGGDGGEGLVAEHAVFGGATVVRARITAGPPHLFVFRPRSFTSDAAGGPPAEVEVIEVPDSGPLGAATVTHRHVTERTGPALDEAAVVVAGGRGLGDPSRFELVEQLAMRLGGAPAGTRAVVDAGWVPYSYQVGQTGKTVKPNVYVACGISGATQHLVGMKGARHIVAINKDRDAPIFGVADLGVVGDVTKILPRLIEALDARDDRGGTQ
- a CDS encoding electron transfer flavoprotein subunit beta/FixA family protein, with translation MGEYAGVKVVVCVKQIPDPAVPGRLDPATHTLVRDGKLILDDSDAYGVEMGLQLVDAAGGGEVVLVSMAPRAETGGLRTALAMGADRAVLVSDERLAGSDALGTAKVLAAAIRPIEPDLVLAATESTDGYTGTTPVQLAELLRLPSVTFAKRVEVGGAELHVQRQTEAGFDEVVCPLPALVTVTAGVVEPRYPSFKGIMGAKNKPIDVRTAADLGLDPASIGWAGARQEITGVLPSEQRQAGEVVEDQGDAHEAIIRFLEQVKVL
- a CDS encoding DUF3090 family protein, translated to MSRSYELLDVDKVTVGAVGEPGQRLFLLQARAGAQIVTLKVEKVQVAALATHLGTMLENLPRPGHLPEDLDLDHPAEPEWVVGSLGASYDEALDRLLLVVDEAVPEGEEAAEARFSLTREQVAALAVHGTRLVASGRPPCPLCGYPLDQRGHACPRTNGHRAPAL
- a CDS encoding SCO1664 family protein, which encodes MTDDAEGGRPATSDDPATPGALDVLGRGDIEIRGRMPWSSNATFLVDVCLGGTTLPAIYKPHRGERPLWDFPDGLHLREVAAYRLSEALRWGVVPETVARGDGPLGPGSLQRFVPADFAQHYFTMLERPELLGALRTICAFDLVANNADRKGGHCLLDEGGRVWGIDNGLCFHVEPGLRTVIWEFAGEPIPEPLLDDLARFAAATGGAGLGDLLHPEEVAATRRRAAAVVRLRRFPDPGESRRAYPWPLV
- a CDS encoding DUF4399 domain-containing protein; translated protein: MTVWLVPSCGGDDSAATARAQRREEVGAKLKVAGIPDDGRLVGNTVEIKLSGAGVEIVEPDGDTSGKTGHYVVFVDRDPVALGAKIPGERDAVESSEAKVMLTGFTTGAHALSVVLADGAHRRIGTHAAEADFTVTGPTIRASAPEKSPAKQPVVVSVAVENVGIVAADGSTAADTGHLDVFVDREPTALGTPVPAERGIVHTAGQTIAVPDLKGGEHELWVVLVHGDEKPFDPKVADKVVVEIG